A window of SAR324 cluster bacterium genomic DNA:
GGATTACTGCATCAATTACTGAATTAGATCTATAATTTGACCACGATGGATTTGTCCCACAACAATAAACTGATGATACTTTGAAACCTTTGAGGAAAGAAGAAATGATGTCGAAATGGTGACATGTCATTTCATAAAGTACAGGATGATGAAAGCCACTTAGATTGCCAACTTCTGGGCGATTTTTAGAGTTATGGAAAATTATTGATTCAATCTTGCCAACTAATCCTTCACTAATTAATTGAGTAATATGTTGGATATGTTCATGGTAGCGCATTTGGTGGGCCACTGACAGTACTACATTTCTAAGTTTGACTAAAGAAGCAATTTCACAACTTTTCTTGTAGCTATCTGTCAGTGGCTTTGCTACTAAAATCTGACTTGTTGTAGACAGAGAATGAAATATGTGCTCGTAATGAAGATGTGATGGAGTGTTAATCCAGACAGAGTCATATGATGAAGAAGATGATGCTTCATCAATACTTGTGAATTTCCGAAATATAAGATTTGGAAAATGAGCTCTTAGGTGTTCTATACTTTTATTCTTTGGATCTACTATTGAAGGCTCTTTAAACCAAGAAAATTTTAATGCTGATTTGATCATTGAACAAGTAACTGATCCAGCACCAATAATTAGTATGCGCATATATTTGTATGGTGCAATTCGTTCAAGAACGAGATATACAATTAGGAAATAAATTAATTTTCAAAAATAAAATATGATGTAAATTTAAAAATAGAAAATTTTCTTTAGAATTTATTCTGATTTGGGAACACTAAAATTTCTTCAATACAAAAAATTTAAAATCTCAAATTTAATGTAATATGTTTCTGTATACTTACTTTGAATCTTTATCAATCAACAATTAGGATAATTCTTTCAAAGTTCTATTAAGATAGAACCAGGTGATCAGCGCTCCACTTACTGTTGTAAGGAAGATCCCTGCCCAGATGCCATTCAAGCCATAGCCAAGTATCTCAGAGAAGACCCAAAAGAAGATGACAGGTGCAACAATGAGCCTGTAGATACTAAGGATCATGCCAAACATCGGCTTCTTGAGACCCTGTAAGACGGAAGTTCCTAGAAAAATGGTGGTGTATGCCGTGAGTAATACCGCCTCAACTCGAAGCAGAGTCGGTCCCACTTCGATAATCTCTTCACTGTCAGTAAATAATCTCAGCAAAAATTCTGGAAAGCTGAAGAGAAGGATGCCTCCAAAAGCTGTCAGTAGTAATGAGTAGTGGAAGCAAGTTCTCCATGTTTGATTGACTCGTTCAAGATTATTGGCACCAAAGTTAAATCCAGTCAAGGACAACGCAGCTGTATTTAAACCAATGGATGGTAAAAGCATTACTTGAACAATTCTC
This region includes:
- a CDS encoding Gfo/Idh/MocA family oxidoreductase, giving the protein MRILIIGAGSVTCSMIKSALKFSWFKEPSIVDPKNKSIEHLRAHFPNLIFRKFTSIDEASSSSSYDSVWINTPSHLHYEHIFHSLSTTSQILVAKPLTDSYKKSCEIASLVKLRNVVLSVAHQMRYHEHIQHITQLISEGLVGKIESIIFHNSKNRPEVGNLSGFHHPVLYEMTCHHFDIISSFLKGFKVSSVYCCGTNPSWSNYRSNSVIDAVIQFENNIICNYHAAYSSQSPYYSIRIEGNKGTLKFDGLHMSVNQGALSFAPVGEAFKVIQNYDDNSNSDVWYEFLKDWYTNIDSPFTFHAEAQANLEILKAIDLCILSNENLITVTN